One Paenibacillus crassostreae DNA segment encodes these proteins:
- a CDS encoding DUF2264 domain-containing protein, with product MWNDRKYWVDTLVQITQPVLKSLSERRMVLDMPIEAREGDRSNYTYLEALGRTLSGMAPWLEHGPRSGEEGEIRSNMAVMARQAIEAATDPTSPDYMNFVKGGQPLVDAAFLANAVLRAPNELYVLLDEKVKANLISALISTRVIRPIFSNWLLFSAMIEAALFRMGVEDWDRMRVDYALRQHEQWYKGDGVYGDGPAFHWDYYNSFVIQPMLVDILDAIGDQFGDWATLQVNVLKRAVRYAAILERLISPEGTFPLMGRSLAYRFGAFQHLSLMSLREELPEELLPAQVRCALTAVIRKQIQMPGTFDDNGWLRIGFVGSQPEIGEAYISTGSLYLCTTVFLALGLSPEAEFWQGEAEWTALKAWSGGTVQLDKTISG from the coding sequence ATGTGGAACGATAGGAAGTATTGGGTGGATACCTTAGTTCAAATTACACAGCCTGTTCTAAAATCATTATCAGAACGTCGGATGGTGTTAGATATGCCTATCGAAGCGAGAGAAGGTGATCGGTCCAATTACACATACTTGGAAGCATTAGGACGTACCTTATCCGGAATGGCACCATGGCTTGAACATGGGCCACGTTCTGGAGAGGAGGGAGAAATTCGATCTAACATGGCAGTCATGGCGAGGCAAGCCATCGAGGCAGCTACTGATCCAACTTCCCCGGATTATATGAATTTCGTAAAAGGTGGACAGCCTTTAGTTGACGCAGCCTTTCTTGCCAATGCAGTTCTCCGTGCTCCAAACGAGCTGTATGTATTGCTTGATGAAAAAGTGAAAGCAAATCTAATTTCAGCTTTGATATCTACGCGTGTGATCCGTCCTATTTTTAGCAATTGGCTCTTATTTAGCGCCATGATTGAAGCCGCTCTGTTCCGCATGGGCGTAGAAGATTGGGATCGTATGCGTGTAGATTATGCTTTAAGACAACATGAGCAATGGTACAAAGGGGACGGTGTGTATGGGGATGGGCCTGCGTTCCACTGGGATTATTACAACAGCTTTGTCATTCAACCCATGTTGGTCGACATATTGGATGCAATAGGAGATCAATTTGGAGATTGGGCTACACTACAAGTCAATGTGTTGAAAAGAGCAGTACGTTATGCAGCCATTTTGGAACGGTTAATATCGCCTGAAGGGACCTTCCCTCTAATGGGCAGATCACTTGCTTATCGTTTTGGGGCATTCCAGCATCTGTCTTTAATGTCCCTTAGAGAAGAACTCCCAGAAGAACTGTTACCAGCTCAAGTCCGTTGCGCACTTACGGCCGTAATCAGGAAGCAGATTCAGATGCCGGGTACATTCGATGATAACGGTTGGCTTCGCATTGGCTTTGTCGGCAGTCAACCCGAAATTGGAGAAGCGTATATTTCGACAGGTAGCTTATATCTGTGTACGACGGTATTTCTAGCGTTGGGACTATCACCAGAAGCTGAATTCTGGCAAGGAGAGGCAGAGTGGACTGCGCTGAAAGCATGGTCTGGTGGAACAGTCCAGTTAGATAAAACAATTTCAGGTTAA
- a CDS encoding helix-turn-helix domain-containing protein, whose translation MLKLISCGYHTIHHEGIIRNRPKGSGHYTFVFFNSNAEVKLNDHTLIVEKNTFVFFQPDTPHAYCEIKSPFINDWFHCYGENMNEFLTELNFPLDTPIEASDPLLISRYIMELQNINRFNGSLRERIIDCDLRSFFMKLSDLRERTAPHQLNRYYIRFNELRSELYRSPLQNVSVTELAARLSLSKSYFQHIYKQLFGCSVMTDMISGRLEHAKYLLDHSEMSVSQIASTCGYENDTHFMRQFKKFVGISPRQYRFRSEDLSTVEDKQPFPTG comes from the coding sequence ATGCTAAAGTTAATTTCATGCGGTTATCATACCATCCACCATGAAGGAATTATAAGAAATCGTCCGAAAGGTTCTGGTCATTATACTTTTGTATTTTTTAATAGTAATGCAGAGGTAAAATTAAATGACCACACGTTGATCGTCGAAAAGAATACATTTGTCTTTTTTCAACCTGATACCCCGCATGCTTACTGTGAAATAAAGAGTCCTTTCATTAATGATTGGTTTCATTGTTATGGCGAAAATATGAATGAATTTCTTACAGAATTAAACTTCCCTCTGGATACTCCCATTGAAGCATCTGATCCGCTACTGATTTCTAGGTACATCATGGAACTACAGAATATTAACCGGTTTAACGGATCGTTGCGTGAGCGTATTATAGACTGCGATCTTCGGTCCTTTTTCATGAAATTAAGTGATTTGCGGGAACGAACGGCTCCTCATCAACTGAATCGTTATTACATCCGATTTAACGAATTACGTAGTGAACTCTATCGTTCTCCTCTCCAGAACGTTTCTGTGACTGAACTGGCTGCACGGTTAAGTTTGAGTAAATCTTATTTCCAACATATCTATAAGCAGTTATTTGGTTGTTCCGTAATGACGGATATGATAAGCGGGAGGCTTGAGCATGCGAAATATCTTTTGGATCACAGCGAGATGTCAGTAAGTCAAATTGCTAGTACCTGTGGTTACGAAAATGACACTCACTTCATGCGCCAATTCAAAAAGTTTGTTGGCATTTCACCAAGGCAATATCGATTTAGAAGTGAGGATTTATCTACTGTAGAAGATAAACAACCGTTTCCCACTGGATAA
- a CDS encoding amidase family protein, translating to MMRTISSVLTSILMLAPLATPIHAANATTSQSTEITSFLAQDWTPKDFITSSNGKSVVTSTEFVNLLNTAADAAGYDQDIAYKSGDVVTRETAAVLLDQIIDVPYSQNLAYNDVKSSSYLPSIEVISTSGLIKGFSDSRYGYEQTLTKTDAAVIAYRLYQYLQPFNPVEASITSIQSAMETGRLTSEELVQLYLDRIEQYDDNGPKLNSIIKVNDQAISLAKELDAERSDQGSRGPLHGIPIILKDNFDTADMPTTGGSLALKDSVPADDAYQVKKLREAGAIILAKANLHEFAFGYTTTSSISGQTLNPYNLTRVPGGSSGGTGASIAASFATVGMGSDTGGSIRVPSSFNNLVGIRPTIGLSSRDGIMPLALTQDTGGPIARTVADAAAVLDATVGYDPNDVTTASSIGNIPDSYLDYLDSEGLKGARIGIVRDVFGTDSEINTVMTNAIQELKQGGATLIDNVSIPNFTQINSFGSLSAWEFKFQFNDYLTTLGDNRPYSTLSDIITTGLFDPSIAQQLKDRNNIGSLEDETYKDIVLYRTRLAQQAILKMMADNDLDALIFPTSAKQIVKIDGDQTIGDGFKLSSFTGYPTVTVPAGFTTDNMPVGMDFIGRPFSEPTLIKLAYSFEQSTQHRRTPVLTP from the coding sequence ATGATGCGAACAATTAGCAGTGTACTGACCAGCATACTTATGCTTGCACCACTGGCAACGCCCATTCATGCAGCTAACGCCACAACTAGTCAAAGCACCGAGATAACCTCATTCCTCGCACAGGACTGGACTCCGAAAGACTTTATCACTTCTTCAAACGGAAAAAGTGTCGTAACATCCACCGAATTCGTCAATCTGTTGAACACTGCTGCCGATGCCGCAGGTTATGATCAAGATATAGCATATAAATCGGGAGATGTAGTCACACGCGAAACAGCTGCCGTCTTGCTCGATCAAATTATTGATGTGCCTTATTCACAGAATCTCGCATATAATGACGTAAAATCAAGCTCTTATCTACCCTCTATTGAAGTCATTTCCACCTCTGGTCTTATAAAAGGATTTTCTGATAGTAGGTATGGCTATGAGCAAACACTAACCAAAACGGATGCAGCCGTTATCGCATATCGCCTCTATCAGTATCTGCAACCATTCAATCCTGTAGAAGCTTCGATCACCTCAATCCAGAGCGCAATGGAAACCGGCAGATTGACTTCGGAAGAACTCGTCCAACTTTATCTCGATCGAATCGAGCAATACGACGATAATGGACCGAAACTCAATTCTATAATCAAAGTGAATGATCAAGCCATATCACTAGCGAAGGAGCTGGATGCTGAACGCAGTGATCAAGGATCTCGTGGTCCTCTACATGGCATTCCTATCATATTGAAAGATAACTTCGATACCGCAGATATGCCAACTACTGGCGGATCACTAGCACTTAAGGATAGTGTACCGGCAGACGACGCTTACCAAGTCAAGAAGCTGAGAGAAGCCGGGGCTATCATTTTGGCCAAAGCGAATTTACATGAGTTTGCTTTTGGCTATACTACAACAAGCTCGATCAGTGGGCAGACTCTTAACCCATATAATCTGACAAGAGTGCCGGGCGGTTCTAGTGGCGGTACAGGTGCTTCGATAGCAGCGAGCTTTGCTACTGTTGGCATGGGCTCCGACACCGGTGGTTCGATTCGTGTACCTTCCTCCTTCAACAATCTGGTCGGCATACGTCCTACCATCGGATTGTCGAGCCGAGATGGCATTATGCCACTAGCTTTAACCCAAGATACAGGAGGTCCTATCGCTAGAACTGTAGCAGATGCCGCAGCAGTACTCGACGCAACAGTAGGTTATGATCCTAATGATGTGACGACAGCAAGTAGCATAGGCAATATCCCAGATTCTTATCTCGACTATCTTGATTCGGAAGGACTTAAAGGTGCAAGAATTGGCATTGTTCGCGATGTATTCGGTACGGATAGCGAGATCAATACCGTGATGACGAATGCTATTCAAGAGTTGAAACAAGGTGGAGCAACGCTCATCGACAATGTTTCAATTCCGAACTTTACGCAAATCAATAGTTTTGGAAGCTTGAGTGCTTGGGAATTCAAGTTCCAATTCAACGACTATTTGACAACGCTTGGTGATAACCGTCCATACAGTACATTATCCGATATTATTACTACCGGATTGTTCGACCCTTCCATTGCGCAGCAATTGAAAGATCGGAACAATATAGGATCACTGGAAGATGAGACATATAAAGATATTGTGCTATATCGTACCCGTCTGGCACAGCAAGCGATTCTGAAAATGATGGCGGACAACGACCTTGACGCCCTGATCTTCCCAACATCAGCCAAACAAATTGTGAAAATTGACGGAGACCAAACCATTGGCGACGGCTTTAAACTCAGCTCATTCACAGGGTATCCAACTGTAACGGTTCCGGCAGGATTTACAACCGATAACATGCCTGTAGGCATGGACTTCATCGGCCGTCCGTTCAGCGAACCGACTTTGATCAAACTTGCTTACTCTTTCGAGCAAAGTACGCAGCATCGCCGCACTCCTGTACTAACGCCATAA
- a CDS encoding glycoside hydrolase family 43 protein, whose protein sequence is MKPYTKPNQPLVNHIFTADPSAHVFEGKIYIYPSHDLDHDGPDNDNGDQYAMEDYHVLSMENFDSPVVDHGEALHLRDIPWASSQLWAPDAAYKNNVYYLFFPARDQDGIFRIGVATASSPAGPFKPEPNYIKDSYSIDPAVFVDEDDQAYMYFGGLWGGQLEKWQTGSFDSSQTEGPAADKPALGPLVALLSEDMLSFKDKPFEISIVDEEGNPILAGDEERRYFEGPWVHKYNGYYYLSYSTGTTHKLVYGISKNPQGPYTFKGTILTPVIGWTTHHSIVQFEDKWYLFYHDCSLSDGVNHKRCVKYTELKYNADGTIQTIDPYAE, encoded by the coding sequence ATGAAACCATACACCAAACCAAACCAACCACTAGTGAACCACATTTTTACCGCCGATCCGTCTGCTCATGTATTTGAAGGTAAAATCTATATCTATCCTTCACACGATCTCGATCATGATGGGCCAGATAACGATAATGGGGACCAATATGCTATGGAGGATTACCATGTATTATCTATGGAGAATTTCGATTCTCCTGTCGTGGATCATGGAGAAGCTCTTCATTTGCGTGATATTCCATGGGCTTCAAGCCAACTTTGGGCGCCAGATGCTGCTTACAAGAACAATGTATACTATTTGTTCTTTCCAGCACGCGATCAAGACGGAATCTTCCGAATTGGGGTTGCAACGGCTTCTTCACCTGCAGGACCGTTTAAGCCGGAGCCAAATTATATCAAGGACAGTTATAGCATAGACCCTGCCGTGTTTGTTGATGAAGATGACCAAGCTTATATGTATTTCGGTGGTCTCTGGGGAGGGCAATTGGAAAAATGGCAGACAGGCAGCTTCGACTCGTCGCAAACTGAGGGACCCGCAGCAGACAAGCCTGCGTTAGGACCACTCGTGGCATTGCTAAGTGAGGATATGTTGTCATTTAAGGACAAACCGTTTGAAATTTCGATAGTGGATGAAGAAGGCAATCCGATTCTTGCGGGTGATGAGGAACGGAGATATTTTGAAGGGCCATGGGTACATAAATACAATGGATATTACTACCTATCTTACTCGACGGGGACTACACACAAGCTGGTTTATGGAATTAGCAAGAACCCGCAGGGTCCGTATACATTCAAGGGGACAATTCTTACTCCTGTTATCGGCTGGACCACGCATCATTCCATCGTCCAGTTTGAAGATAAATGGTACCTCTTTTATCATGACTGTTCGCTGTCTGATGGCGTCAATCACAAACGTTGCGTGAAATATACGGAACTAAAGTATAATGCTGACGGAACAATTCAAACGATAGATCCGTATGCTGAATAA
- a CDS encoding helix-turn-helix domain-containing protein yields the protein MKNITFGDCLAELLAIREWSAAKLGRTLMVDSSYVRRWIRGERTPALNSGYAERMTEALCEGLDKAYREAQLIAILDFASNDQESKERDRPVHEVVQELLHRSQVYSLSLGLANGNSYRPTGKRKHTSDTDELHIRGTAESLPPTSEKFTFPTEHIPKVIQGREGILKAAIAMLKEALEDSSIEKSGELLLTFQSERDLFEGYPELRRYWYETVVQALNSGWTVKHVSRLTKNVNRSFRLVEEILDWTNYPGSYFLYHFGKYGLNNPPFEMMVVKGKGAILGFAAGNHTEIDSGIYLDGIDAVDVIAGYTGQLFANVEPLLRRLEIEEFFELNSMKDRKSGNHLLYMQDLSFLTLPLDIIKKYIQVSIVDDEIRLVHLRRIEDSLQSFYRDIGHYRMRHIYPMSIFERLVKLGRYDKNPYYYPEGEDIANHLNHMIGLLEDYDSFEIALISDSQSQLIGNTEWDIKGDHTVLIGVMPRNYDRDHVELLAITETTIVGAFQGYYEEIWERIHPLHRDKDFVISWLRDLIGFYL from the coding sequence ATGAAGAACATAACTTTCGGAGATTGTTTGGCGGAGCTTCTTGCCATTCGTGAATGGTCAGCGGCCAAACTTGGGAGGACCCTGATGGTAGATTCATCCTATGTTAGAAGATGGATTCGTGGTGAACGAACCCCCGCACTAAACTCTGGGTATGCTGAACGAATGACAGAAGCACTTTGCGAAGGATTAGATAAAGCATATCGGGAAGCGCAACTTATTGCTATCCTTGATTTCGCTAGCAATGACCAGGAATCTAAGGAACGGGATCGACCTGTTCATGAAGTTGTCCAAGAACTCCTACATCGGTCACAGGTGTATTCATTATCGCTAGGACTTGCGAATGGAAACTCCTATCGACCAACTGGTAAAAGGAAACATACGTCAGATACGGATGAACTTCATATTCGTGGTACTGCAGAGTCACTGCCACCCACGAGTGAGAAATTCACTTTCCCGACGGAGCATATTCCCAAAGTTATCCAAGGAAGGGAAGGCATTCTGAAGGCTGCAATCGCCATGTTGAAGGAAGCATTAGAGGATTCGTCAATAGAGAAATCTGGAGAACTACTCCTCACTTTTCAAAGCGAGCGGGATTTATTCGAAGGTTATCCAGAGCTTCGCAGATACTGGTACGAGACAGTTGTTCAAGCATTGAATAGTGGATGGACGGTTAAGCACGTTAGTCGCTTGACCAAGAATGTCAATCGTTCATTCCGATTAGTTGAAGAAATACTCGATTGGACGAACTACCCTGGAAGCTACTTCTTGTACCATTTTGGCAAGTATGGACTGAATAATCCCCCTTTTGAAATGATGGTGGTGAAGGGAAAGGGTGCAATACTCGGATTTGCCGCAGGCAATCATACAGAGATCGATTCTGGTATCTATCTTGATGGAATAGATGCGGTGGATGTGATAGCAGGTTATACGGGACAGTTATTCGCGAATGTTGAACCGCTCTTACGACGTCTTGAAATTGAGGAATTCTTCGAGCTAAATTCGATGAAGGATCGAAAGTCAGGCAATCATCTGCTGTATATGCAGGATCTGTCTTTTTTGACCTTACCACTGGACATCATTAAGAAATACATCCAAGTGTCAATTGTCGACGATGAGATACGACTGGTTCATTTGAGGAGAATTGAGGATAGTCTTCAATCATTCTATCGAGACATCGGACATTATCGAATGCGTCATATCTACCCTATGAGTATATTTGAGCGTCTTGTGAAACTTGGTAGGTACGACAAGAATCCATACTATTATCCCGAGGGAGAGGATATCGCTAACCACCTTAATCATATGATAGGGTTGTTGGAAGATTATGATAGCTTCGAAATCGCTCTCATCAGTGACAGTCAATCTCAGTTAATCGGTAATACCGAATGGGATATTAAAGGGGATCATACCGTTCTAATCGGCGTTATGCCACGAAATTACGATAGAGATCATGTAGAGTTACTTGCTATTACTGAGACTACAATAGTAGGCGCTTTTCAAGGGTATTATGAAGAAATTTGGGAGCGAATCCATCCACTTCATCGTGACAAAGACTTCGTCATCTCATGGCTCCGAGATTTGATAGGCTTTTATCTATAA
- a CDS encoding PQQ-binding-like beta-propeller repeat protein, producing MGVRIQNTCLLLSLLMVACLTLSGCANNRIGNKEEVSMFRADLQHSGMYASKGPDQFNGVKWKFKTEGPVRSSPVILDGILYIGSDDQSVYAIEEESGTQKWSYKTRGAIKSSPAIAEETVYVYSDDGTIYALHLADGTMKWSYDTEVKDEIRDKVDYWKSSPAIADGVLYIGGGNNTFFAIDTATGTLLWKKSAALNDYTCESCPPPFLHSSPAVYDGVVFVGVAGYDVGKQVEPGTVIAFDKESGEQLWISDILNGAVDSSPVVDDKAIYVGMRNGGLQSLDRKTGKSIWKTNSIPYILASPALDQQTKTLYSGSSDSHELAAIDAETGEKKWSFKTEGPIHSSPATDGATIYGAGGNHNSDKNLGVIYALDAITGEEKWTFRTDANIYSSPALNNGILYIGSDDGNVYAIE from the coding sequence ATGGGTGTAAGAATTCAGAATACATGTTTATTATTAAGCCTTCTTATGGTCGCGTGTCTTACTCTAAGCGGTTGTGCAAATAATAGAATCGGTAATAAAGAAGAAGTTTCCATGTTCCGAGCGGATCTGCAGCACAGTGGTATGTATGCTTCCAAAGGTCCAGATCAGTTCAACGGAGTGAAATGGAAATTCAAGACAGAGGGTCCTGTTCGTTCCTCACCTGTAATACTCGATGGAATCCTATACATAGGCAGCGATGACCAATCGGTATATGCCATAGAGGAAGAGTCAGGGACTCAGAAATGGTCTTATAAGACAAGAGGTGCTATTAAATCGTCCCCTGCCATTGCGGAAGAAACTGTATATGTCTACAGTGATGACGGTACTATCTATGCGCTACATCTGGCAGACGGCACAATGAAATGGAGCTATGATACCGAAGTGAAGGATGAGATTCGAGATAAAGTCGACTATTGGAAGTCATCCCCAGCAATTGCCGACGGTGTATTGTACATTGGAGGTGGTAACAATACGTTCTTTGCCATCGATACTGCCACTGGGACGTTATTGTGGAAGAAATCAGCAGCTTTAAACGACTACACATGTGAATCATGTCCTCCCCCATTTCTTCATTCATCTCCAGCTGTTTATGACGGAGTTGTATTTGTAGGAGTCGCGGGATATGACGTGGGCAAGCAGGTGGAGCCTGGAACCGTCATTGCGTTTGACAAGGAGAGTGGAGAACAGTTGTGGATATCTGACATACTAAACGGCGCGGTAGATTCCTCACCCGTTGTCGATGACAAGGCAATTTATGTTGGTATGCGAAATGGTGGGCTTCAGTCACTGGATCGAAAAACCGGCAAATCCATATGGAAAACCAATTCAATTCCGTATATATTAGCTTCCCCGGCACTTGATCAACAGACGAAGACCTTATACAGTGGCAGTTCGGATTCACATGAGTTGGCAGCAATAGATGCAGAGACAGGTGAGAAGAAATGGTCTTTTAAGACGGAAGGACCTATTCACTCTTCACCTGCTACAGATGGAGCAACCATATATGGCGCAGGCGGAAATCACAACTCTGACAAGAATCTCGGTGTAATCTATGCTCTAGACGCAATTACTGGTGAAGAGAAATGGACGTTCAGAACAGACGCGAACATCTACTCATCTCCTGCGCTAAATAACGGCATTTTGTACATTGGTAGTGATGATGGGAATGTCTATGCGATTGAATAA
- a CDS encoding alpha/beta hydrolase, which yields MNKRENNLYVGKLAMLLILSFLMGCSSTGNTKGIPSSYSSPEMKANEDSPMKISKLESITIPSKALDKDMRATIYLPPGYQSDQSYPVLYLLYGYGGNENSWFTYLHMGDAADRLIESNLIDSLIIVSPDYGNSFGVNSDPMDAPVPVGVDAGFYEDYLIHELVPYVDRTYSTMKDKQGRWIGGISMGGYAALMLGFTYPEMFSKIGAHSAALWTYNSTDQFTGQRDWLYANPALRELRDPFLLSRSNELNEMTIFLDAGVEDPLSEKDELLYQQLQEEGISAQWETSPGGHDFAYWSSRLDDYLLFYAELKM from the coding sequence TTGAATAAACGTGAAAATAATCTATATGTAGGGAAATTAGCTATGTTATTGATTCTATCCTTCTTAATGGGATGTTCCTCGACTGGTAACACCAAGGGGATTCCTTCTAGCTATAGTAGCCCTGAAATGAAAGCAAATGAGGATTCGCCAATGAAAATCTCTAAGCTTGAATCAATCACTATACCAAGTAAAGCACTTGATAAAGACATGCGTGCAACTATCTATTTACCACCTGGATATCAATCGGACCAGTCCTACCCCGTACTTTATCTTCTTTATGGTTATGGTGGAAACGAGAATTCCTGGTTCACATACCTACACATGGGAGATGCTGCGGACCGGCTAATTGAGTCGAATCTCATAGATTCGCTAATTATTGTTTCACCTGATTATGGTAACAGCTTTGGAGTAAATTCCGATCCGATGGACGCCCCCGTACCCGTAGGCGTAGATGCTGGATTCTACGAGGATTATCTCATTCATGAGTTAGTCCCTTACGTCGATCGAACCTACAGCACAATGAAGGATAAGCAAGGACGATGGATCGGAGGCATTTCAATGGGTGGATACGCAGCATTGATGCTGGGCTTCACCTATCCCGAGATGTTCTCCAAGATCGGAGCTCACAGTGCTGCACTGTGGACTTACAATTCAACAGATCAATTCACAGGTCAACGAGATTGGCTATATGCGAATCCGGCATTACGTGAATTACGTGATCCATTCCTGTTGTCAAGAAGTAACGAGTTGAATGAGATGACCATATTCTTGGACGCTGGTGTAGAAGATCCATTAAGTGAGAAAGACGAATTACTTTATCAACAATTACAAGAAGAAGGAATTTCTGCCCAATGGGAAACTTCCCCTGGAGGGCATGACTTCGCTTACTGGTCAAGTCGATTAGATGATTATCTACTCTTCTACGCTGAACTGAAAATGTAA
- a CDS encoding xylose ABC transporter ATP-binding protein, whose product MYVLEMADISKEFPGVKALDHVNFKVRQGEIHALCGENGAGKSTLMKVLSGLYPSGTYSGEIIIGGQSRHFHQITDAEQAGIAIIHQELALVKEMTVGENIFLGAEPCRRGVIQWDELYHNASVWLKKVGLNISPNVKIGHLGIGQQQLVEIAKALSKHTKILILDEPTAALTESEVSILMGILNQLRSEGVSCVYISHKMPEVFALADSITVLRDGRTIATLDRKETDDDKVVSLMVGRELTERYPRVNHTPGEIMLEVSQYNVWHPEKRNQKVLRDIHFTLRKGEILGIAGLMGAGRTELVTSLFGAYEGRAEGEVQIEGKTVKIKSVAEAIKAGIALVTEDRKRQGLVMGMDLKQNTTMPTMRKVSKLGFINENEEIKWGRKYVQDLKTKTASLETLVGTLSGGNQQKVVIGKWLMSDPKILIMDEPTRGIDVGAKYEIYNLMNQLVDQGVAIIMISSELPEVLGMSDRIMVMCEGEFVKEFPWHEATQENIMLAATGGK is encoded by the coding sequence ATGTATGTATTGGAAATGGCAGACATCAGTAAAGAGTTTCCCGGTGTTAAGGCGCTAGATCATGTGAACTTTAAGGTTAGGCAGGGAGAAATACATGCCCTTTGCGGTGAGAATGGTGCTGGGAAATCAACGCTGATGAAGGTACTTAGCGGACTCTATCCGAGCGGTACCTATAGCGGTGAGATTATCATTGGTGGTCAGAGCAGGCATTTCCATCAAATAACGGACGCTGAACAAGCCGGAATTGCTATCATTCATCAGGAACTCGCGCTCGTCAAAGAGATGACGGTAGGTGAGAATATTTTTCTGGGAGCTGAGCCATGTAGGCGCGGAGTTATTCAGTGGGATGAATTGTATCATAATGCCTCTGTTTGGTTGAAAAAGGTGGGACTGAATATATCCCCAAACGTCAAAATTGGTCATCTTGGGATTGGCCAGCAGCAACTGGTTGAAATCGCAAAAGCACTTTCCAAGCATACAAAAATTCTGATTCTAGATGAGCCAACAGCTGCTTTAACGGAAAGTGAAGTCTCCATCCTCATGGGGATATTGAATCAGTTGCGCAGTGAAGGTGTTTCCTGTGTATACATTTCGCATAAGATGCCTGAGGTTTTTGCTCTTGCAGACTCCATCACGGTACTACGCGATGGACGTACGATAGCGACTCTTGATCGGAAGGAAACGGATGACGATAAGGTTGTATCCTTAATGGTTGGCAGAGAACTGACGGAGCGATATCCGCGAGTAAACCATACACCGGGAGAAATTATGCTTGAGGTTAGCCAATATAACGTGTGGCATCCTGAAAAGCGAAATCAGAAAGTGCTTAGGGATATACATTTCACACTACGTAAAGGTGAGATTCTAGGAATAGCTGGACTCATGGGTGCGGGACGTACGGAGCTTGTTACTAGTCTTTTCGGTGCTTATGAGGGCAGGGCTGAGGGAGAAGTACAAATCGAAGGGAAAACGGTGAAGATTAAATCCGTTGCTGAAGCTATTAAGGCAGGAATTGCTCTAGTGACTGAAGATCGCAAACGCCAAGGATTAGTGATGGGCATGGATCTGAAACAAAATACTACGATGCCCACGATGAGGAAGGTATCAAAGCTAGGTTTTATTAATGAGAATGAAGAGATTAAATGGGGACGCAAGTATGTGCAGGATCTAAAGACGAAAACAGCTTCGCTGGAAACGTTGGTAGGAACACTTTCGGGAGGGAATCAGCAGAAGGTTGTTATTGGAAAATGGCTAATGTCTGATCCGAAAATCCTGATTATGGACGAACCTACCCGAGGGATCGATGTTGGAGCGAAATACGAAATATATAATTTAATGAACCAGCTGGTAGATCAAGGTGTAGCCATTATTATGATTTCATCGGAGTTGCCTGAGGTGCTGGGTATGAGTGACAGGATTATGGTGATGTGCGAAGGAGAATTCGTTAAAGAATTTCCATGGCATGAGGCCACCCAAGAAAATATAATGTTAGCCGCTACGGGAGGGAAATAA